One segment of Streptomyces sp. NBC_01463 DNA contains the following:
- a CDS encoding glycosyltransferase family 2 protein, protein MIPHSDTSGPCADVVLPCLDEAAALPAVLASVPRGWRAIVVDNGSTDGSAELARSLGATVVHEPRRGFGAACHAGLLASDAEFVCFCDCDGSLDPGLLTGFVRRVADGESDLLLGRRRPEERGAWPLHARAGNAALARMLRRRTGLRLHDLGPMRAARRADLLALGLTDRRSGYPLQMVVRASDAGLRVAETDVPYLARTGRSKVTGTWRGTWHAVRDMRAVLAEAPVRIGAAR, encoded by the coding sequence GTGATCCCTCACTCCGATACTTCCGGCCCCTGCGCCGACGTCGTCCTGCCCTGTCTGGACGAGGCCGCCGCCCTGCCCGCGGTGCTGGCCTCGGTTCCCCGTGGCTGGCGGGCGATCGTCGTGGACAACGGCTCGACCGACGGTTCCGCGGAGCTGGCCCGTTCGCTCGGCGCGACGGTGGTGCACGAGCCGCGGCGCGGCTTCGGTGCGGCCTGCCACGCGGGACTGCTCGCCTCCGACGCGGAGTTCGTCTGCTTCTGCGACTGCGACGGCTCACTGGACCCCGGGCTGCTCACCGGCTTCGTCCGCCGGGTGGCCGACGGGGAGAGCGACCTGCTGCTGGGCCGCCGCCGTCCCGAGGAGCGCGGCGCCTGGCCGCTGCACGCGCGGGCGGGCAATGCGGCGCTGGCCCGGATGCTGCGCCGCCGCACCGGGCTGCGCCTGCACGACCTGGGGCCGATGCGGGCCGCGCGCCGGGCCGATCTGCTGGCGCTCGGCCTCACCGACCGGCGCAGCGGATACCCGCTGCAGATGGTGGTGCGCGCGTCCGACGCGGGACTGCGGGTCGCCGAGACGGACGTCCCCTACCTCGCGCGGACGGGCAGGTCGAAGGTCACCGGGACGTGGCGGGGCACCTGGCACGCGGTGCGCGACATGCGCGCCGTGCTGGCGGAGGCGCCCGTCCGGATCGGGGCCGCGCGATGA
- a CDS encoding glycosyltransferase — MNPRTSGPAGAVTLLVIAKEPLPGRVKTRLTPPFSPTEAAQLAEASLTDTLHTVRALPAARRVVVLDGRPGPWLPAGIEVVRQCPGGLDERLAAAFGACTGPTLLIGMDTPQVTAADLAGALAPGAWDGCDAWFGPADDGGFWALGLAAPDPALLRGVPMSVPETGAVQRRRLVDAGLSVRDLPRLRDVDTAADATHVAALAPHGRFAAELARLTGAVVR, encoded by the coding sequence ATGAACCCACGCACGTCCGGGCCGGCCGGGGCGGTGACCCTGCTGGTCATCGCCAAGGAGCCGCTGCCCGGCCGGGTCAAGACCCGGCTCACCCCGCCCTTCTCCCCCACCGAGGCCGCGCAACTCGCCGAGGCGTCGCTCACCGACACGCTGCACACGGTCCGCGCGCTGCCCGCCGCCCGGCGCGTGGTCGTCCTGGACGGGCGGCCGGGACCGTGGCTGCCGGCCGGCATCGAGGTGGTGCGGCAGTGCCCGGGCGGCCTCGACGAACGGCTGGCCGCGGCGTTCGGCGCCTGCACGGGCCCGACACTCCTGATCGGCATGGACACCCCGCAGGTCACCGCCGCCGATCTGGCCGGTGCGCTCGCCCCCGGTGCCTGGGACGGCTGCGACGCCTGGTTCGGCCCCGCCGATGACGGCGGCTTCTGGGCCCTGGGCCTGGCGGCCCCCGATCCCGCGCTCCTGCGCGGCGTACCGATGTCCGTGCCCGAGACCGGCGCGGTGCAGCGGCGCCGGCTCGTCGACGCGGGGCTGTCCGTCCGCGATCTGCCCCGGCTGCGGGACGTGGACACGGCGGCCGATGCCACGCATGTCGCCGCGCTCGCACCGCACGGGCGGTTCGCCGCCGAACTCGCCCGGCTGACCGGGGCGGTGGTCCGATGA